The following coding sequences lie in one Lolium perenne isolate Kyuss_39 chromosome 2, Kyuss_2.0, whole genome shotgun sequence genomic window:
- the LOC127334352 gene encoding vacuolar protein-sorting-associated protein 11 homolog has product MYQWRKFEFFEEKAAGRGGGGGAPSVPAEIAGRVTCCSGGRGRVAVGCDDGTVGILDRGFRLSYGFQAYASSVLFLQQLKQRNVLVTVGDDDQASSQSSAICLKVFDLDKVQEEGSSSTTPFCVQILRIFTNQFPQAKITSFLVLEEAPPILLIAIGLDNGSIYCIKGDIARERITRFPLQVEAVSGGTSSPITGLGFRVEGQAHQLFAVTPSAITLFSLHHQPPRRQTLDQIGCEINAVAMSDRMDLIVGRPEAVYFYEVDGRGPCWAFDGSKKFVGWFRGYLLCIIEDQRSRKNTLNVYDLKNRLIAHSMPVGDVSHLVTEWGYIILIMSDKRILCIGEKDMESKLDMLFKKNLYTVAINLVQSQQADPASTAEVLRKYGDHLYGKQEYDEAMSQYILTIGHLEPSYVIQKFLDAKRIYNLTNYLEKLHDRGLASKDHTTLLLNCYTKQKDVEKLNHFIKDEDGVGEIKFDVETAIRVCRAAGYHEHAMFVAKKAGRHELYLKILLEDLARYNEALQYISSLEANQAGLTVKEYGKILVDHRPAQTVEILLKLCTDGGDPTTRRGSNSMRLLMIPSPMDFVNIFVHSPQYLMEFLENYIKAVKDSPAQTEIHNTLLELYISKDLSFPSMSLENGLEDHNSKDRKGKDTANGYKSGTREKAKLGKEDAKMAKDIVDRQRKGLALLKSAWTSEMEEPLYSIDLALIICNANSFKDGLLFLYEKLKLYREVISCYKQAHDHEGLIACCKKLGDSSQGGDPSLWGDLLKYFGELGEDCSKEVKEVLTYIEKGDILPPIVVLQTLSKNPCLSLSVVKDYIARKLEQESKLIEDDRKSIDKYQEETELMRRETEDLKTNAKVFQLSKCTACTFTLDLPAVHFMCMHSFHLRCLGDNEKECPECAAEYRSVMEAKQKLELNARDHDLFFRQLRGSKDGFSVVADYFSKGVVSKTTIPPENAS; this is encoded by the exons ATGTACCAGTGGCGCAAGTTCGAGTTTTTCGAGGAGAAGGCGGCCGGGCGCGGCGGGGGAGGCGGCGCTCCGTCCGTGCCAGCCGAGATCGCGGGCCGAGTCACCTGCTGCTCGGGCGGCCGCGGCCGCGTCGCGGTAGGCTGCGACGACGGCACCGTCGGCATCCTCGATCGCGGGTTCCGCCTCTCCTACGGGTTCCAGGCCTACGCATCATCCGTCCTCTTCCTCCAGCAGCTCAAG CAAAGGAATGTCCTTGTCACGGTTGGAGATGATGATCAAGCATCTTCCCAGTCATCGGCAATCTGCCTAAAAGTTTTCGACCTTGATAAAGTGCAAGAAGAGGGTTCAAGTTCTACAACTCCTTTCTGTGTTCAGATATTGCGCATCTTCACTAATCAGTTTCCTCAGGCAAAG ATTACATCATTTTTGGTTCTAGAAGAAGCCCCTCCCATTCTTTTGATCGCCATCGGATTGGACAATGGTTCCATTTACTGCATCAAAGGTGACATTGCGCGCGAGCGTATCACACGCTTTCCGCTGCAAGTCGAGGCTGTTTCAGGTGGCACAAGTTCACCTATTACTGGTCTGGGCTTTCGAGTTGAGGGGCAGGCACATCAGCTATTTGCCGTAACTCCTAGTGCCATAACCTTATTCAGCTTGCACCATCAACCACCAAGGAGGCAAACACTTGATCAGATTGGTTGTGAGATCAATGCTGTAGCAATGAGTGACCGCATG GATCTGATTGTTGGTAGACCCGAAGCAGTGTATTTTTATGAAGTTGATGGGAGAGGTCCTTGTTGGGCTTTTGATGGTTCAAAGAAGTTTGTAGGTTGGTTTCGGGGATATTTACTCTGTATTATTGAAGATCAGAGAAGCCGGAAGAATACCCTTAATGTTTATGATCTTAAGAATCGGTTAATTGCGCATAGCATGCCTGTGGGGGATGTTTCACATTTGGTCACGGAGTGGGGCTATATTATTCTCATAATGAGCGATAAAAGGATACTTTGCATTGGAGAGAAAGACATGGAAAGTAAGCTTGACATGCTGTTCAAGAAAAATCTTTATACAGTTGCAATCAATCTTGTACAGAGTCAGCAGGCTGATCCTGCTTCAACTGCTGAGGTTCTACGGAAGTATGGTGACCATCTGTATGGAAAACAAGAATATGATGAGGCCATGTCTCAATATATCCTCACCATTGGTCATCTTGAACCGTCATATGTTATACAGAAGTTTCTTGATGCAAAGCGCATCTACAACCTGACAAATTATCTAGAGAAGTTACATGATAGAGGATTAGCATCCAAAGACCACACCACCCTTCTGTTGAACTGCTATACCAAACAGAAAGATGTTGAGAAGCTGAACCATTTTATCAAAGATGAAGATGGGGTAGGGGAAATCAAGTTTGATGTGGAAACTGCCATAAGAGTATGTCGTGCAGCGGGATATCATGAACACGCTATGTTTGTGGCCAAAAAGGCTGGGAGGCATGAACTGTATTTGAAGATTTTACTTGAGGATCTTGCTAGATATAATGAGGCGCTGCAGTATATATCCAGCCTAGAGGCAAATCAAGCAGGTCTTACTGTAAAAGAATATGGAAAAATTCTTGTGGATCATAGACCTGCTCAAACAGTTGAAATACTGTTGAAACTTTGTACCGATGGTGGAGATCCTACAACAAGGAGAGGTTCAAATAGCATGCGTTTGCTTATGATACCCTCGCCAATGGACTTTGTAAACATATTCGTGCACAGCCCACAATACCTCATGGAATTTCTAGAAAACTATATCAAAGCCGTGAAAGACTCGCCTGCTCAAACAGAAATTCATAACACCCTTCTCGAGCTGTATATATCAAAAGATTTAAGCTTCCCATCTATGTCACTGGAAAATGGCTTGGAGGATCACAACAGTAAAGACAGAAAAGGTAAAGATACTGCAAACGGCTATAAATCAGGCACAAGGGAGAAAGCAAAACTTGGAAAAGAAGATGCTAAAATGGCAAAGGATATTGTTGATAGACAAAGGAAAGGGCTTGCATTGCTCAAGTCTGCCTGGACATCTGAGATGGAAGAACCTTTGTATTCTATTGATCTCGCTCTTATTATTTGTAATGCAAATTCATTCAAAGATGGTTTGTTGTTTCTATATGAGAAGCTAAAACTCTACAGAGAGGTTATCAGTTGCTACAAGCAAGCGCATGATCATGAAGGTTTAATTGCATGCTGTAAGAAGCTAGGAGACTCATCTCAAGGAGGGGATCCATCTCTCTGGGGTGATCTGCTGAAGTATTTTGGGGAGCTTGGGGAAGATTGCTCCAAGGAGGTTAAAGAGGTCTTGACCTACATTGAGAAGGGGGATATTTTGCCTCCTATTGTTGTACTACAGACACTGTCGAAAAACCCTTGTTTGAGTCTCTCAGTTGTGAAGGATTACATTGCTCGCAAACTTGAGCAAGAATCAAAGCTAATTGAAGATGATAGAAAATCTATTGACAAGTACCAG GAAGAGACAGAATTGATGAGAAGGGAGACAGAAGACCTCAAGACAAATGCCAAGGTTTTTCAGCTAAGCAAGTGTACGGCGTGCACCTTCACCCTTGATCTTCCTGCTGTCCATTTCATGTGCATGCACTCATTCCATCTTCGCTGCCTGGGGGACAACGAGAAAGAATGCCCGGAATGTGCTGCTGAATATAGATCAGTTATGGAGGCAAAGCAGAAGCTAGAACTAAATGCCAGGGATCACGACCTATTTTTCAGGCAGCTGAGGGGTTCAAAGGATGGCTTTTCTGTGGTAGCAGACTATTTTAGCAAGGGCGTAGTCAGCAAAACAACCATTCCACCTGAAAATGCCTCATAG